One Gadus chalcogrammus isolate NIFS_2021 chromosome 4, NIFS_Gcha_1.0, whole genome shotgun sequence DNA segment encodes these proteins:
- the LOC130380467 gene encoding zinc finger protein RFP-like, protein MAHLGKIEAEVQQMIQERKNHILEIKDTVKRSKADADREMADGVQVLTALICCIEKYQDDLNQMVKERLKSTEKQAEDLIKELEQEIEDLTNRSSEVKQLSHTKDHLHFLQAFKSLKNPPPTRDWTTVEVRPPSYVGTLRRSLDQLEETLNMEMKKLGDAELKRVQQYEVDVTLDPDTASSSLILSEDGKQVHHGGVRKKLPDNPKRFTKYINVLTRQSFSSGRFYFEVQVKDKTAWYIGVARESIVRNGETVITPENGYWTLYYDEDGLLFSDNPDVCLPLRAEIQKVGVFVDYDEGLVSFYDVEARVHIYSATGFTFTEPLYPFLSPCLHEEGTNSAPLILSPVNQTD, encoded by the coding sequence atggCACACCTGGGGAaaatagaggctgaagttcagcagatgatTCAGGAGAGAAAGAATCATATTCtggagattaaagacacagtcAAACGCAGCAAAgcagatgcagacagagagatggctgatggtgtgcaggtcctcactgctctgatatgctgcattgaaaagtaccaggatgatctcaaccaaatggttaaagagagactgaaatccacagagaaacaagctgaagacctcatcaaagagctggagcaggaaatagaagatctgaccaatagaagctcagaggtgaagcagctctcacacactaaagaccacctccacttcctccaggccttcaaaTCCCTGAAgaatcctccacccaccagggactggacgacggtggaggtccgtcctccgtcatacgtagggaccttgaggagatccctggatcagctggaggagacactgaacatggagatgaagaagctgggtgatgctgaactgaagagggttcagcagtatgaagtagatgtcactctggatcctgatacagctagTTCCagtctcatcctgtctgaggatgggaaacaagtacatcaTGGAGGTGTAAGGAAgaaactcccagacaaccctaagagatttacaaaGTATATTAATGTcctcacgaggcagagcttctcctcggggagattttactttgaggtccaggttaaagacaagactgcatggtatataggagtggccagagagtccatcgtCCGAAACGGTGAGACCGTAATAACCCCTGAGAATGGTTACTGGACTCTTTACTACGATGAGGATGGGTTGTTATTTAGTGATAACCCTgatgtctgtctccctctgagagctgagatccagaaggtgggggtgtttgttgattatgatgagggtctggtctccttctatgatgtggaagccagggttcatatctactctgctaccgGCTTCACCTTTACTGAGCCTCTTTatccattcctctctccatgtttACATGAAGAAGGTacaaactctgcccccctgatcctctcacctgtcaatcaaacagactag